In a genomic window of Agarivorans albus:
- a CDS encoding dienelactone hydrolase family protein translates to MMIRLAPLLLTLLATIAQAFDQGETINIPMTEQGLLWNKQIQLEATLYKPAGEGPFPLVIFNHGSTGPRVIPDTLTIKPWGFGAYLNKHNIALLIPMRRGRGASQGSYNESYNCSVNSVESGINYASQSLDATMQYLQQQTWLDQEKIVISGHSRGGLLSVVYAAKHPQKFKGVVNFSGGWMGGQCQIKTPIASNQGLFSKAANNNPLPHLFMYGRNDPYYSDSEIESYAQAFKEAGGQIDFQFYYLGSSANGHALFYEHSDFWIEGFKQYMQQLDLM, encoded by the coding sequence ATGATGATTCGCCTCGCACCGCTGTTACTCACCTTGTTAGCAACTATCGCCCAAGCTTTCGATCAGGGAGAAACCATAAACATACCAATGACCGAGCAAGGTCTGCTGTGGAATAAGCAAATACAGTTAGAAGCAACCTTATATAAACCCGCAGGCGAAGGCCCTTTTCCACTGGTCATCTTTAACCATGGTTCTACTGGGCCCCGCGTAATACCCGACACACTAACCATTAAGCCATGGGGATTTGGCGCTTACTTAAACAAACACAACATTGCTTTGCTAATACCAATGCGACGAGGCAGAGGTGCATCACAAGGCAGTTATAATGAATCTTACAATTGCAGTGTAAACAGCGTTGAGTCGGGCATTAACTACGCTTCGCAAAGCCTAGATGCCACCATGCAATACCTGCAGCAACAAACTTGGCTAGACCAAGAAAAGATTGTCATTAGTGGTCATTCTCGAGGAGGATTGTTATCGGTAGTTTACGCTGCGAAACACCCTCAGAAGTTTAAAGGCGTAGTTAATTTTTCCGGCGGTTGGATGGGTGGCCAATGCCAAATCAAAACCCCAATTGCCAGCAACCAAGGCCTATTTAGCAAGGCTGCGAACAACAACCCCTTGCCACACCTATTTATGTATGGCCGAAACGATCCTTATTACTCAGATAGTGAAATTGAAAGCTACGCTCAAGCTTTTAAGGAAGCCGGTGGACAGATAGATTTTCAGTTTTATTATCTAGGCTCATCAGCAAACGGCCACGCGCTTTTTTATGAGCATAGTGATTTCTGGATTGAAGGTTTTAAGCAATACATGCAACAACTAGATTTAATGTAA
- a CDS encoding CBS domain-containing protein, whose protein sequence is MIKVADIMTTNPHTAFEQTTLEEAISLCNEHKIRHLPIVDSQQHLIGLVSERTLLAAQESNLSKTSEAQRRAHEQQIMLKHIMLTKLHTVDAAAGVGQAAKHIERHRIGCLPVVEGKKLIGIITDTDFVGVAISLLEMLAEQEPLSPDA, encoded by the coding sequence ATGATTAAAGTAGCCGACATCATGACCACTAACCCGCATACTGCTTTTGAGCAGACCACGCTTGAAGAAGCTATTAGCCTGTGTAACGAACACAAAATTCGCCATCTCCCTATAGTGGATAGTCAGCAACACCTTATTGGTTTAGTGAGCGAACGAACCTTACTAGCCGCGCAAGAATCAAACCTTAGCAAAACTTCCGAAGCCCAGCGCCGCGCACATGAACAGCAAATAATGCTCAAACACATTATGTTGACCAAGTTGCATACCGTAGATGCAGCGGCAGGGGTTGGGCAAGCTGCTAAGCACATCGAGCGGCATCGCATTGGCTGCCTGCCAGTAGTAGAAGGTAAAAAGCTGATCGGAATAATTACCGATACAGACTTTGTAGGTGTAGCAATATCATTGCTAGAAATGCTCGCAGAACAAGAGCCTTTAAGCCCTGACGCATAA
- a CDS encoding ACP phosphodiesterase encodes MNYLAHFQIAQHTNTSIVGAFLGDFVKGQNWQSYHSEVQLGVKLHRKIDSFTDQQVNQLGLAHCFQASLRRYSGIALDVYFDYLLSLHWKQFSTNSRSEFISQCYEELQHFPLTDKAKHTASHMREYDWLEQYQHQDSVAGTLRAISRRLRRPVKLELLYEDILCHTAELDAAFLALYPKVLLHAQEFVSNYQPN; translated from the coding sequence ATGAACTATTTAGCCCACTTTCAGATTGCACAGCATACTAACACGTCTATTGTGGGCGCTTTTCTGGGCGACTTTGTAAAAGGACAAAACTGGCAAAGTTACCACAGCGAGGTACAACTTGGCGTAAAGCTACACCGAAAAATAGATAGTTTTACCGATCAGCAAGTCAATCAACTGGGTTTAGCTCACTGTTTTCAAGCCAGTTTAAGGCGCTACTCTGGTATAGCCCTAGACGTGTATTTCGACTATTTGCTGAGTTTGCACTGGAAACAATTTTCTACCAACTCGCGTTCTGAGTTTATAAGCCAGTGTTATGAAGAACTCCAGCATTTCCCACTAACAGACAAAGCTAAACATACCGCTAGCCATATGCGTGAATATGATTGGTTGGAACAATACCAGCATCAAGACAGTGTTGCCGGCACCTTACGCGCGATTAGCCGGCGACTGCGCCGCCCAGTAAAGCTAGAGCTGCTGTACGAGGATATTCTTTGTCACACTGCAGAACTTGATGCAGCATTTTTAGCGCTTTACCCCAAGGTACTTCTACACGCTCAAGAATTTGTGAGTAACTATCAGCCTAACTAA